The proteins below come from a single Candidatus Aegiribacteria sp. genomic window:
- a CDS encoding FIST C-terminal domain-containing protein, which translates to MKNQFTRIAEVVTTDEKAAVRELFEGIYQEEMGGVIFFCSADYDLDKLACEMNETFSCPVIGCTTAGEIGTRYINGGMVAVSLSSKVFRLHPYMITPLKGFDIASAQEITDTLSSELTLSATLDPNKMFGLLLIDGLSVLEEMITATLHNVLKGVSLIGASAGDSLNFTETRVYFKGEFISDAAVFSLIETSLDFETFKIQHFVPSEKDMVITEADPSQRIVYEIDGGPAGEEFAKIIGLDVKELTSQIFAMYPVMLQIGEDWYVRSIQKTNDDGSLTFFCAIDEGLPLIVAKGVGIVDTLKEKVKELETDFSEIELTIGFDCILRRLEIMEKTLSKNVEDELRKIKFIGFSTFGEQFNSLHVNQTLTGVTIGYHSSKV; encoded by the coding sequence ATGAAAAATCAATTCACGAGAATTGCTGAAGTCGTTACAACAGACGAAAAAGCAGCTGTTAGAGAACTATTTGAGGGTATTTACCAGGAAGAGATGGGAGGTGTAATCTTTTTCTGCTCAGCGGACTATGACCTGGACAAGTTGGCTTGCGAAATGAACGAGACATTTTCCTGCCCGGTTATTGGTTGTACGACTGCTGGTGAAATAGGCACCAGGTACATAAATGGCGGAATGGTCGCCGTAAGTTTGTCATCGAAGGTGTTTAGATTGCACCCGTATATGATTACTCCGCTCAAAGGATTTGATATCGCATCCGCTCAAGAAATAACAGACACTCTATCATCTGAGTTAACACTTTCAGCTACACTTGATCCCAATAAGATGTTTGGCTTATTATTAATTGATGGTCTGTCTGTTTTGGAGGAAATGATTACCGCCACCTTGCATAATGTTCTTAAAGGGGTATCCTTGATCGGCGCTTCAGCCGGAGATAGCCTGAATTTTACCGAAACAAGAGTATATTTCAAAGGAGAATTCATTTCAGATGCAGCAGTCTTTTCACTAATAGAAACTTCTCTGGATTTCGAAACATTTAAAATACAGCACTTCGTTCCATCGGAAAAGGACATGGTCATTACGGAGGCAGATCCATCACAAAGGATAGTCTATGAAATAGATGGAGGGCCTGCCGGGGAGGAATTTGCAAAAATCATCGGTCTGGATGTTAAAGAGTTAACTTCCCAGATATTCGCCATGTACCCGGTCATGCTGCAGATCGGAGAAGACTGGTATGTCCGCTCAATACAAAAAACAAATGACGATGGCAGCTTGACCTTCTTCTGCGCTATTGACGAAGGATTGCCCTTGATAGTGGCAAAGGGTGTTGGAATTGTTGATACTCTAAAGGAAAAGGTCAAGGAGTTGGAAACTGATTTCTCTGAAATCGAGTTGACTATAGGTTTCGATTGCATTCTGAGGCGTCTGGAAATTATGGAAAAGACGCTGAGTAAGAATGTTGAAGATGAACTCCGAAAGATCAAATTCATAGGATTCAGTACGTTTGGTGAGCAGTTCAACTCATTACATGTCAATCAAACACTAACAGGAGTAACTATAGGATATCATTCTTCAAAGGTTTGA